One window from the genome of Populus alba chromosome 15, ASM523922v2, whole genome shotgun sequence encodes:
- the LOC118056407 gene encoding upstream activation factor subunit UAF30 isoform X2: protein MLPQKMKKAITDNPKQLANLIDLVNLPSTLRDFVGQSQISHLGCFMRVWSYIKTNNLQELHHNMSQPIQIVQIDPNNKNVVNCDEKLKSILLGKQQVELVELPALIKLHFPKQKKV, encoded by the exons ATGCTGccgcagaagatgaagaaggcCATCACAGATAACCCAAAGCAGCTTGCCAACTTAATTGATCTTGTGAATTTACCTTCCACACTTAGAGATTTTGTGGGCCAGTCTCAGATTTCTCATTTGGGCTGTTTCATGCGTGTCTGGTCCTATATCAAAACCAACAACCTCcag GAGCTGCATCATAACATGTCTCAACCGATTCAAATTGTGCAAATT GATCCAAACAACAAGAATGTGGTCAATTGtgatgaaaagttgaaaagtatCTTGCTGGGCAAACAACAGGTTGAATTGGTCGAACTTCCTGCGCTGATCAAATTGCATTTTCCCAAACAGAAAAA GGTATAA
- the LOC118056407 gene encoding upstream activation factor subunit UAF30 isoform X3, with protein sequence MLPQKMKKAITDNPKQLANLIDLVNLPSTLRDFVGQSQISHLGCFMRVWSYIKTNNLQDPNNKNVVNCDEKLKSILLGKQQVELVELPALIKLHFPKQKKFP encoded by the exons ATGCTGccgcagaagatgaagaaggcCATCACAGATAACCCAAAGCAGCTTGCCAACTTAATTGATCTTGTGAATTTACCTTCCACACTTAGAGATTTTGTGGGCCAGTCTCAGATTTCTCATTTGGGCTGTTTCATGCGTGTCTGGTCCTATATCAAAACCAACAACCTCcag GATCCAAACAACAAGAATGTGGTCAATTGtgatgaaaagttgaaaagtatCTTGCTGGGCAAACAACAGGTTGAATTGGTCGAACTTCCTGCGCTGATCAAATTGCATTTTCCCAAACAGAAAAA ATTTCCCTGA
- the LOC118056407 gene encoding upstream activation factor subunit UAF30 isoform X4 → MLPQKMKKAITDNPKQLANLIDLVNLPSTLRDFVGQSQISHLGCFMRVWSYIKTNNLQDPNNKNVVNCDEKLKSILLGKQQVELVELPALIKLHFPKQKKV, encoded by the exons ATGCTGccgcagaagatgaagaaggcCATCACAGATAACCCAAAGCAGCTTGCCAACTTAATTGATCTTGTGAATTTACCTTCCACACTTAGAGATTTTGTGGGCCAGTCTCAGATTTCTCATTTGGGCTGTTTCATGCGTGTCTGGTCCTATATCAAAACCAACAACCTCcag GATCCAAACAACAAGAATGTGGTCAATTGtgatgaaaagttgaaaagtatCTTGCTGGGCAAACAACAGGTTGAATTGGTCGAACTTCCTGCGCTGATCAAATTGCATTTTCCCAAACAGAAAAA GGTATAA
- the LOC118056407 gene encoding upstream activation factor subunit UAF30 isoform X1, with the protein MLPQKMKKAITDNPKQLANLIDLVNLPSTLRDFVGQSQISHLGCFMRVWSYIKTNNLQELHHNMSQPIQIVQIDPNNKNVVNCDEKLKSILLGKQQVELVELPALIKLHFPKQKKFP; encoded by the exons ATGCTGccgcagaagatgaagaaggcCATCACAGATAACCCAAAGCAGCTTGCCAACTTAATTGATCTTGTGAATTTACCTTCCACACTTAGAGATTTTGTGGGCCAGTCTCAGATTTCTCATTTGGGCTGTTTCATGCGTGTCTGGTCCTATATCAAAACCAACAACCTCcag GAGCTGCATCATAACATGTCTCAACCGATTCAAATTGTGCAAATT GATCCAAACAACAAGAATGTGGTCAATTGtgatgaaaagttgaaaagtatCTTGCTGGGCAAACAACAGGTTGAATTGGTCGAACTTCCTGCGCTGATCAAATTGCATTTTCCCAAACAGAAAAA ATTTCCCTGA